Below is a genomic region from Streptomyces roseoviridis.
GATCGCCGGTGACCTGGACAACGTCAAGCGGGTCGTGAAGGTGGTCGGCTTCGTCGCCTCCGCCCCCGACTTCACCGGGCAGCCGGGCGTCATCAACGGCGCCAGCGAGCTGCTCGGTGCCGTCCTCGGCGACAAGGGCGTGCACGCCCGCAGCGCCGTCGGCGTCACCGTCCTCCCGCTCGACGCGCCGGTCGAGCTCGAGATCCAGGTCGAGCTGGAGGCCTGAGCCGCGCACCGAGCCCGGCAGGCAACCACACGGCACGGCTCAGGGCCGGTTTTCCACAGGCTGGAAAACCGGCCCTCGTGCATTTCCATGCTTGCGCATAGCATCCGGCCATGCCGAATGGTCAGTCGAATGGTCAGTGGTACCCACCGGAGTGGCCCGACCTCATCCGTGCCCTCGCCGCGGGCGAGCTGGTCCCCGCGACTCCCAAGCGGGCGGCCACCGTGCTGCTCCTGAGGGACGAGTCCGACGGGTCCACGTCGTCCGGGTCCACGCCGTCCGGGGCCACGCGGTCCGGCGAGTCCGGCCCCGCGGGGGCCGGGGCCGGGACCTCCGGGTCCGGGACGTCCGGGGCCGCGAGGTCCGGGTCCGGGTCCGGGAGGTCCGACGCGGCCGAGGGCGGCGGCCCCTTCGTCCACATGCTGCGCCGCCGCGCCTCCATGGCCTTCGCGGGCGGCGCGTACGCCTACCCGGGCGGCGGGGTCGATCCCCGCGACGAGCACCCGGTGCGCTGGGCGGGCCCCTCCCGCGAGGCGTGGGCCGCCCGGCTCGGGCTCACCGACCCGGCGCAGGCGCAGGCCGTGGTGTGCGCCGCCGTGCGCGAGACGTACGAGGAGGCGGGCGTCCTGCTCGCCGGGGAGACGCCGGACACGGTCGTCGGCGACACGACCGGCGACGACTGGGAGAAGGACCGGGAGGCGCTGGTCGCCCGCGAGCTGTCCTTCGCCGACTTCCTCGACCGGCGCGGGCTGGTGCTGCGCTCGGACCTGCTGGGCGCCTGGGCCCGCTGGATCACCCCCGAGTTCGAGCCGCGGCGCTACGACACCTGGTTCTTCGTGGCGGCCCTCCCGGCCGGCCAGCGCACCCGGAACGCCTCCACCGAGGCCGACCGCACGGTGTGGATCCGCCCCGCGGACGCGGCCGCCGGCTACGACCGCGGCGAGCTGACGATGATGCCGCCGACCATCTCGACCCTGCGTGCGCTCCAGCGGTTCCGCAGCGCCGAGGAAGCCCTGGCCGCCGCCGCGGACCAGGACATGACTCCCGTACTGGCCGAGGCGCGCCTCGACGGTGACGCGGTGATCCTGAGCTGGCCCGGACACGACGAGTTCACCAAGCACATCCCGGCGGAGCCGGCGGGGACGGTGGGGTCGGCGGAGCCGCCCGGACCGGGGGAGTCGCCGGGACCGGGGGAGCCGGGGAAGTCCGCAGGGCCGGTGGGAGAACCGGGAGGTGCCTCGTGAGCGACGCCGCCGCCCTCCCCGGGCAGCCGCGCGGGGCCGTGGTCTCCGGGCCCGCGACCGCCCGCGCCGTCAACGTCCTGGCGCCGAACCCGTCCGCGATGACCCTGGACGGCACCAACACCTGGATCGTCGCCGAACCGGACTCCGACCTCGCCGTCGTCATCGACCCGGGCCCGCTCGACGAAGGCCATCTGCGGCGGGTCGTGGAGACCGCCGAGCGGCTCGGCAAGCGGGTCGGCCTCACCCTGCTCACCCATGGCCACCCCGACCACGCCGAGGGAGCGGTGCGCTTCGC
It encodes:
- a CDS encoding NUDIX hydrolase, whose translation is MPNGQSNGQWYPPEWPDLIRALAAGELVPATPKRAATVLLLRDESDGSTSSGSTPSGATRSGESGPAGAGAGTSGSGTSGAARSGSGSGRSDAAEGGGPFVHMLRRRASMAFAGGAYAYPGGGVDPRDEHPVRWAGPSREAWAARLGLTDPAQAQAVVCAAVRETYEEAGVLLAGETPDTVVGDTTGDDWEKDREALVARELSFADFLDRRGLVLRSDLLGAWARWITPEFEPRRYDTWFFVAALPAGQRTRNASTEADRTVWIRPADAAAGYDRGELTMMPPTISTLRALQRFRSAEEALAAAADQDMTPVLAEARLDGDAVILSWPGHDEFTKHIPAEPAGTVGSAEPPGPGESPGPGEPGKSAGPVGEPGGAS